In Priestia megaterium NBRC 15308 = ATCC 14581, the following proteins share a genomic window:
- the scpA gene encoding methylmalonyl-CoA mutase yields MYKKPSFSNIPLSFSKQQREDDVTQSSFTAFQTNEQIELKSVYTKKDRDSLDFIHFAPGVPPFVRGPYATMYVNRPWTIRQYAGYSTAEESNAFYRRNLAAGQKGLSVAFDLATHRGYDSDHPRVVGDVGKAGVAIDSMIDMKQLFEGIPLDQMSVSMTMNGAVLPILAFYIVTAEEQGVKKEKLAGTIQNDILKEYMVRNTYIYPPEMSMRIIADIFKYTAEYMPKFNSISISGYHMQEAGAPADLELAYTLADGLEYVRTGLKAGITIDAFAPRLSFFWAIGMNYFMEVAKMRAGRLLWAKLMKQFEPNNPKSLALRTHSQTSGWSLTEQDPFNNVIRTCVEALAAVSGHTQSLHTNALDEAIALPTDFSARIARNTQLYLQNETEICSVIDPWGGSYYVESLTNELMIKAWKHLEEIEKLGGMTKAIEAGVPKMKIEEAAARRQARIDSQAEIIVGVNQFQPEQEEPLDILDIDNTAVRMKQLEKLKKIRSERDEQAVIEALNRLTNCAKTGEGNLLAFAVEAARARATLGEISEAIEKVAGRHQATSKSVSGVYSAEFVHRDQIEEVRKLTAEFLEEEGRRPRILVAKMGQDGHDRGSKVISTAFADLGFDVDIGPLFQTPQETARQAVENDVHVIGISSLAAGHKTLLPQLVDELKKLERDDIVVIVGGVIPKQDYSFLLEHGASAIFGPGTVIPKAAVSVLYEIKKRLEE; encoded by the coding sequence ATGTATAAAAAGCCTTCTTTTTCTAATATTCCATTATCATTTTCAAAGCAGCAAAGGGAAGATGACGTGACTCAAAGTTCATTCACTGCTTTTCAAACAAATGAACAAATTGAATTAAAATCAGTATATACAAAAAAAGACAGAGATAGCCTCGATTTTATTCACTTTGCACCTGGTGTCCCACCGTTTGTGAGAGGACCGTATGCCACGATGTATGTGAATCGGCCTTGGACTATTAGGCAGTATGCAGGATACTCAACGGCGGAGGAAAGCAATGCCTTTTACCGCCGAAACCTAGCTGCTGGACAGAAAGGGCTGTCTGTTGCTTTTGATCTTGCTACCCACCGCGGCTACGACTCTGATCATCCAAGAGTTGTTGGAGATGTAGGGAAAGCAGGTGTGGCAATTGATTCAATGATAGATATGAAGCAGCTGTTTGAAGGGATTCCGCTTGATCAAATGTCCGTGTCGATGACAATGAACGGGGCGGTGCTTCCTATTTTAGCTTTCTACATCGTAACAGCTGAAGAACAAGGCGTAAAAAAAGAAAAGCTGGCTGGAACGATTCAAAATGATATTTTAAAAGAATATATGGTGCGCAATACGTATATTTATCCTCCTGAGATGTCAATGCGAATCATTGCGGATATTTTTAAATATACAGCGGAGTACATGCCGAAATTTAACAGTATCAGTATATCAGGCTATCATATGCAAGAAGCAGGTGCTCCAGCAGACTTAGAGCTTGCTTATACGCTTGCAGATGGACTTGAATATGTACGAACCGGCTTGAAAGCGGGAATTACAATTGACGCATTTGCTCCGAGGCTGTCCTTTTTCTGGGCAATTGGAATGAACTATTTTATGGAAGTAGCGAAAATGAGAGCAGGGAGGCTGCTATGGGCAAAACTAATGAAGCAGTTTGAACCGAATAATCCTAAATCTTTAGCTCTTAGAACGCATTCTCAAACGTCCGGCTGGAGCTTAACGGAGCAGGATCCATTTAATAATGTTATTAGAACATGCGTCGAAGCTTTGGCTGCAGTATCAGGACATACGCAGTCGCTTCATACAAACGCACTGGATGAAGCGATTGCTCTTCCAACTGATTTTTCAGCTAGAATTGCCCGAAATACGCAGCTTTATTTACAAAATGAAACGGAGATTTGTTCCGTTATTGATCCTTGGGGAGGCTCTTATTATGTGGAATCATTAACGAATGAATTAATGATAAAAGCGTGGAAGCACCTTGAGGAAATAGAGAAGCTCGGCGGAATGACAAAAGCAATAGAAGCAGGCGTACCTAAAATGAAGATAGAAGAAGCCGCTGCGCGCAGACAAGCAAGAATAGACTCGCAGGCAGAAATTATTGTAGGTGTGAATCAGTTTCAGCCGGAGCAAGAAGAACCGCTTGATATTCTTGATATTGATAACACAGCAGTTCGAATGAAGCAGCTGGAAAAGTTAAAGAAAATACGCAGTGAACGTGACGAACAAGCGGTAATCGAAGCGCTTAATCGACTTACCAATTGTGCCAAAACAGGTGAAGGGAATCTCCTTGCTTTTGCGGTTGAAGCTGCGAGAGCTAGAGCTACACTAGGTGAAATTTCAGAAGCTATTGAGAAAGTGGCTGGAAGACACCAGGCTACTTCTAAGTCAGTCAGCGGGGTATACAGTGCGGAGTTTGTGCATCGAGATCAAATCGAAGAAGTTCGAAAGCTCACGGCTGAATTTTTAGAGGAAGAAGGAAGACGCCCAAGAATTTTAGTCGCAAAAATGGGGCAAGACGGTCACGACAGAGGATCGAAAGTTATTTCAACAGCCTTTGCTGACCTTGGATTTGATGTTGATATCGGTCCTTTATTTCAAACGCCTCAAGAAACAGCAAGGCAAGCTGTAGAAAACGACGTACATGTGATTGGCATAAGCTCTTTGGCAGCCGGGCATAAAACGTTACTGCCGCAGCTTGTTGATGAGTTAAAGAAATTAGAGCGCGACGATATCGTTGTTATTGTCGGAGGTGTTATTCCTAAACAAGACTACTCATTTCTTTTAGAACACGGCGCTTCTGCAATCTTTGGACCTGGAACAGTAATCCCAAAAGCGGCCGTTTCTGTTTTATATGAAATAAAGAAACGGTTAGAAGAATAG
- a CDS encoding alpha-ketoacid dehydrogenase subunit beta, with amino-acid sequence MPVISYIDAVTMAIREEMERDSRVFVLGEDVGKKGGVFKATNGLYEQFGEERVIDTPLAESAIAGVGIGAAMYGMRPIAEMQFADFIMPAVNQIVSEAAKIRYRSNNDWSCPITIRAPYGGGVHGALYHSQSVEALFANTPGLKIVMPSTPYDVKGLLKAAIRDDDPVLFFEHKRAYRLIKGEVPEDDYILPIGKADVKREGDDITVITYGLCVHFALQAAEKLEADGISAHILDLRTVYPLDKEAIIEAASKTGKVLLLTEDNKEGSIMSEVAAIIAEHCLFDLDAPIQRLAGPDVPAMPYAPTMEKYFMVNPDKVEKAMRELAQF; translated from the coding sequence ATGCCCGTTATTTCATATATTGATGCAGTAACAATGGCCATTCGTGAAGAAATGGAAAGAGATTCCCGCGTGTTTGTATTAGGAGAAGACGTAGGGAAAAAAGGCGGCGTATTTAAAGCGACCAACGGACTATACGAACAGTTCGGGGAAGAAAGAGTCATTGACACACCTCTTGCAGAGTCTGCTATTGCAGGCGTAGGAATCGGAGCGGCAATGTACGGCATGCGTCCGATTGCTGAAATGCAATTTGCTGATTTTATTATGCCTGCAGTCAATCAAATTGTGTCAGAAGCAGCGAAAATTCGCTATCGTTCTAATAATGATTGGAGTTGTCCAATTACAATTCGAGCTCCTTACGGCGGCGGAGTTCACGGTGCTCTTTATCATTCTCAATCTGTTGAAGCCCTATTTGCCAATACGCCAGGGTTAAAGATTGTGATGCCTTCTACGCCTTATGACGTAAAGGGATTATTAAAAGCAGCTATTCGTGATGATGATCCAGTTCTTTTCTTTGAGCATAAGCGTGCGTACCGTTTGATTAAAGGAGAAGTCCCTGAAGATGATTATATACTTCCGATTGGCAAAGCAGATGTAAAGAGAGAAGGAGACGACATCACGGTTATTACATATGGTCTTTGTGTACACTTTGCTCTTCAAGCTGCTGAAAAACTGGAAGCAGACGGTATTTCAGCACACATCTTAGATTTAAGAACGGTCTATCCGCTTGATAAAGAAGCTATTATTGAAGCAGCATCTAAAACAGGTAAAGTACTGCTTTTAACGGAAGACAACAAAGAAGGCAGCATCATGAGCGAAGTAGCAGCTATTATTGCTGAACACTGCTTATTCGATTTAGATGCGCCAATTCAGCGCCTTGCTGGCCCTGATGTTCCAGCTATGCCGTATGCACCAACAATGGAAAAATATTTTATGGTGAATCCCGATAAAGTAGAAAAAGCAATGAGAGAATTAGCTCAATTTTAA
- a CDS encoding methylmalonyl-CoA mutase family protein, whose protein sequence is MKTNTLSFHEFTRTPKEDWAQEVSKNTAISSKETLENIFLKPLYFESDTAHLDYLQQSPAGIDCLRGAGKESYILGEWEITQKIDLPSIKESNKLLLHSLRNGQNTAAFTCSEAMRQGKDVDEATEAEVVSGTTISTLEDVAHLFQHVALEAVPLFLNTGCTSVPLLSFLKAYCVDHNFNMRQLKGTVGMDPLGTLAEYGRVPLSTRDLYDHLAYATRLAHSNVPELKTIIVSSIPYHNSGANAVQELAYMLATGVQYIDECIKRGLSLHQVLPHMTFSFSVSSHLFMEISKLRAFRMLWANVVRAFDDTAVSVPFIHTETSHLTQSKEDMYTNALRNTVQAFASIVGGADSLHIEPYDSVTSSSSQFAHRLARNTHLILQHETHISKVTDPAGGSWYVEAYTHELMTKAWELFGNIEDHGGMEEALKQGRIQDEVEQMKVKRQENIECRIERLIGVTHYAPKQQDVSQEIQSTPFRKEEIKMDKYSDQNASEFSSNLSLEDYTKLASKGVTAGWMLKQMAKQTQPDSVVPLTKWRAAEKFEKIRVYTKGMSIGIMELTDPNSRKKAEIARSLFESAGFACETIKNIDSYVEIADWMNEQKHEAYVICGSDELVEKLLTKAMTYFEEDSVYVYVVGEEHVSRKTQWQQKGVMSVIHPKTNVIQCVKKLLCALEVEVHV, encoded by the coding sequence ATGAAAACAAATACATTATCATTTCATGAATTTACACGTACACCTAAAGAAGATTGGGCACAGGAAGTTAGCAAAAATACCGCGATCTCTTCAAAAGAAACGTTGGAAAACATCTTTTTGAAACCGCTTTATTTCGAAAGTGATACGGCACATTTAGACTACTTACAGCAGAGTCCGGCGGGAATAGATTGTTTAAGAGGAGCCGGTAAAGAATCATACATACTAGGGGAATGGGAAATCACCCAAAAAATCGACTTACCTTCTATTAAAGAAAGCAATAAACTTCTTTTACACAGTTTGAGAAATGGACAAAATACGGCCGCTTTTACATGCAGTGAAGCAATGAGGCAAGGGAAAGACGTTGATGAAGCAACTGAAGCTGAAGTAGTCTCAGGCACTACAATTTCTACTTTAGAGGATGTTGCTCATTTGTTTCAGCATGTAGCTCTTGAAGCGGTGCCTTTATTTTTAAATACGGGATGTACATCCGTTCCGCTTCTTTCGTTTCTAAAAGCATACTGTGTTGATCATAACTTTAATATGAGACAGCTAAAAGGAACGGTTGGAATGGATCCGCTCGGCACCCTTGCTGAATATGGAAGAGTTCCACTTTCTACTCGAGATTTATACGATCATTTAGCTTACGCAACGCGTTTGGCTCACAGTAATGTTCCAGAGCTCAAAACGATCATTGTATCAAGCATTCCTTACCATAACAGCGGTGCAAACGCTGTTCAAGAACTAGCTTACATGCTTGCTACAGGTGTGCAGTATATTGATGAATGCATAAAACGCGGTTTGTCCTTACATCAAGTTTTACCTCATATGACCTTTTCTTTTTCAGTTAGCTCACATTTATTTATGGAAATATCAAAACTTCGTGCTTTTCGCATGCTTTGGGCAAATGTGGTTCGTGCTTTTGATGACACGGCCGTTTCAGTGCCGTTTATCCATACAGAAACGTCACATCTTACACAGTCTAAAGAAGACATGTATACAAATGCATTAAGGAACACGGTTCAAGCATTTGCTTCTATTGTAGGAGGAGCGGATAGTCTGCATATTGAGCCATATGATTCTGTCACGTCTTCATCTTCTCAGTTCGCTCATCGCCTTGCCCGTAACACTCACTTAATTTTGCAGCACGAAACACATATATCAAAAGTAACGGATCCTGCCGGAGGCTCTTGGTACGTTGAAGCCTACACACATGAATTAATGACAAAAGCTTGGGAGTTATTTGGCAATATTGAAGACCACGGCGGAATGGAAGAAGCTTTAAAACAAGGGCGAATTCAAGATGAAGTTGAACAAATGAAAGTAAAAAGACAAGAGAATATAGAGTGCCGAATTGAGCGCTTGATCGGAGTCACACACTATGCTCCTAAGCAACAGGATGTATCTCAAGAGATACAAAGCACGCCGTTTAGAAAAGAAGAAATAAAAATGGATAAATACAGTGATCAGAACGCTTCGGAATTTTCATCAAATCTTTCCCTAGAGGATTATACAAAGCTAGCATCTAAAGGGGTAACAGCAGGGTGGATGCTAAAACAAATGGCGAAGCAGACACAGCCTGACAGTGTTGTGCCGCTCACTAAGTGGAGAGCAGCAGAGAAGTTTGAAAAAATACGGGTTTATACAAAGGGAATGAGCATTGGCATTATGGAGCTCACCGATCCTAACAGCCGTAAAAAAGCTGAGATTGCCCGATCTTTATTTGAAAGTGCAGGCTTTGCGTGTGAAACAATTAAAAACATAGATTCCTATGTCGAGATAGCAGATTGGATGAATGAACAAAAGCACGAAGCATATGTGATCTGTGGAAGTGATGAACTCGTGGAAAAGCTCTTAACAAAAGCGATGACTTATTTTGAGGAAGATTCCGTTTATGTGTACGTAGTAGGGGAAGAACATGTATCACGCAAAACGCAGTGGCAGCAAAAAGGTGTAATGAGCGTCATACATCCTAAGACGAATGTTATTCAATGCGTTAAGAAGTTATTATGTGCTTTGGAGGTAGAAGTTCATGTATAA
- a CDS encoding dihydrolipoamide acetyltransferase family protein: MAIEKITMPQLGESVTEGTISKWLVSVGDHVNKYDPLAEVMTDKVNAEVPSSFSGTIKELIAGEDDTLPVGEVICLIEVEGTVPQKEQKTSDKTVEESASKTADSQSNKSRYSPAVMRLSQEHNINLDTVTGTGAGGRITRKDILAVIEKGGAAEVKETPPSTVQPEAPVAAAAPKTQQPAPVVSAAGDQEIPVTGVRKAIAANMLRSKHEIPHAWTMVEVDVTNLVSYRDALKTEFKQKEGFNLTYFAFFVKAVAQALKEFPQMNSMWAGDRIVQKKDINVSIAVATDDALFVPVIKQADEKTIKGIAREITELAQKVRTGSLKSEDMQGGTFTVNNTGSFGSVQSMGIINYPQAAILQVESIVKRPVIIDNMIAVRDMVNLCLSLDHRVLDGLVCGRFLARVKEILESTSKENTSVY; encoded by the coding sequence TTGGCTATTGAAAAAATTACGATGCCGCAGCTCGGTGAAAGTGTAACAGAAGGTACAATTAGCAAATGGCTCGTTTCTGTTGGAGATCACGTAAATAAGTACGACCCGTTAGCTGAAGTCATGACGGATAAAGTAAATGCTGAAGTGCCTTCTTCTTTTAGTGGAACAATTAAAGAGTTAATTGCAGGTGAAGATGATACTTTGCCTGTAGGAGAAGTGATTTGTTTAATTGAAGTAGAAGGAACTGTACCTCAAAAAGAACAGAAAACATCTGATAAGACTGTAGAAGAATCAGCGTCAAAAACAGCGGACAGTCAATCCAATAAAAGTCGATACTCTCCAGCTGTTATGCGTCTATCACAAGAGCATAATATTAATTTAGATACCGTGACAGGAACAGGGGCGGGCGGCCGCATTACGAGAAAAGATATTTTAGCTGTTATTGAAAAAGGCGGAGCTGCTGAAGTGAAAGAAACACCTCCATCAACAGTTCAGCCAGAAGCACCTGTAGCAGCTGCTGCTCCAAAAACGCAGCAGCCCGCGCCGGTTGTGTCTGCAGCAGGAGATCAAGAAATCCCTGTTACAGGCGTGCGTAAAGCTATTGCAGCAAATATGCTTCGCAGCAAGCACGAAATTCCGCATGCATGGACAATGGTTGAAGTTGATGTAACGAACTTAGTTTCTTATCGTGATGCATTAAAGACGGAGTTCAAACAAAAAGAAGGTTTTAACTTAACGTATTTTGCGTTCTTCGTAAAAGCAGTGGCTCAAGCTTTAAAAGAATTCCCTCAAATGAATTCAATGTGGGCAGGAGACCGTATTGTTCAGAAAAAGGACATTAATGTATCCATTGCTGTTGCAACAGACGATGCTTTATTTGTGCCGGTTATTAAACAAGCCGATGAAAAGACAATCAAAGGTATTGCGCGTGAAATTACAGAGCTCGCGCAAAAAGTTCGTACGGGTTCATTGAAGTCTGAAGACATGCAGGGCGGAACGTTTACTGTTAACAACACAGGATCATTTGGTTCCGTTCAATCAATGGGGATTATTAATTACCCGCAAGCGGCTATTTTACAAGTAGAATCTATTGTAAAACGTCCGGTTATTATTGATAACATGATTGCTGTTCGAGATATGGTTAACTTATGTTTATCACTTGATCACCGCGTGTTAGACGGCTTGGTGTGCGGCAGATTCTTGGCAAGAGTTAAAGAGATTTTAGAATCTACTTCTAAAGAGAATACGTCCGTCTATTAA